The segment GGGTTCCCCTATATTCCCGGAAGCCATTTCTAACGCCATAGAGACCAGGAAGCGTCTTCTTTTACTCGCCCAAGAACgccttaaatatattaatgcCCATGTCGCCCTGACTCTGCTGCGTATGTGTTTCGCGGTTCCCAAAATTACATACCTGTTGAGAACCGCTCCAACATGGTTGTGTCCGGGTGATGTGTCTTCATTTGACGGTGCGCTGAGGGTTACGGCAGAGACTATCTTAAATGTGTCTTTTTCAGACGAACAATGGACTCAAGCGTCTTTGCCGATACGTCATGGTGGCCTCGGTTTGCGGTGTGCGGGGGATGTGGGCTTGCCGGCCTTCCTAGCGTCGGCACATGGAGTTGGTGACCTTGTCTTTAAAATTTTACATTGTCAGGGAGAGAGGGTTACCATTCCGTTTGTCGAGGATGCGCTGACAAGGTGGACGGCTCGTTACCCAACGGCGTCGCTGCCCGAGGCTCCGCAAGTACAGCGACTTTGGGACGATGTAGGAGCTGGGGATGCACTTGCACGGCTTATGGGGATGGCCACGGGGGTGAATTTGGCTAGGTTGAAGTCGGTGTCAAGAGTAGAAGCGGGAGCGTGGTTGCAAGCTTTGCCGGCTCCTCATCTGGGAACACTCCTGGACAACGACTCATTGCGGGTGGCAGTAGCTCTCCGCCTGGGCTGCGATGTTTGTGTGCCTCATAAATGCATCTGCGGCTCAATGGTGGAGGCGAATGGCCATCACGCTTTGAGTTGTTGTCGTTGTTCAGGAAGGTTTCCGCGTCACCACGCTCTCAATGACATCGTGAGAGGGCTTTAATATCCGCCAACATCCCCTGTGTCCTGGAGCCTCCGGGCCTCTGCCGCACCGATGGTAAAAGGCCAGACGGCTTGACTTTGGTGCCGTGGCAGAGGGGTAAATGCCTGCTATGGGACGCTACGTGCGTTAGCACTTTCGCGGCCTCACACCTCGGCCGAACTGTGCGGGCGGCTGGTGCCGCCGCGGATTTTGCCGCGGCCAAGAAGCTGGAGAAATATGCGAACCTGGCcggaaattattattttgtgcCCCTTGCGTTTGAGACAACCGGGTGCTGGGGGTCGGAGGCTACTGCCTTTATTAGGGAAGTGGGACGTCGAATGAGGGAGAAGGGATCTGACGCCCGCGCGGGTTCGTACCTGgtgcaaaggttgtccatcgccattcaacgcggtaacgcgGCTAGTGTGATGGGTACCTTTGCGCCAGGGACAACTCGGGGGGGACTTTTTGACTAAAGCTAGTcttaagttttagttttagtttttttttatatatatatatatattgttgttTTATCGATAAATGGGAAACAGAAATCAAGACCCCTAAGGACTTCATCCATAAACCGTTGGAATGTTTGCGCCGCATTGCGCAAACCAAAACTCATAAATGGGAATTCGAAAAGTCCAAAGGGTGTCGTGATTGCTGTTTTCGGAACGTCCTCGGGCGCGACGGGAATCTGGTTATATGCGCGCACTAAATCCAATTTGCTAAACACTTTGCATTTAAAAAGATTATGCGAGAAATCAGCGATGTGCCGCACTGGGTACCTATCGGGAATAGTCCGTGCGTTAAGAGCGCGATAATCGCCACAAGGACGCCAGCCGTTGTCCTTTTTAGGTACCAAGTGCAGCGGAGACGACCAAGGACTCTCCGATCGTCGTGCAATACCCGAGCGCACCATATCCTCAAATTCCCGCTTCGCGATTTTGAGGCGATCCGGTGCCAAACGCCGTGGCCTTGAAAATACAGGCGCACCTGGTGTGGTCTTGATAAAGTGCTGCGTCTGGTGTTTACATTTACGCTCTTGAGGATTACCGGCAGGCTTAATAATGTCCAAGTATTCCTCAAGCAAGGTATGAAATGGAGTATTACCAGAAATTACTTTAATCTGCGCGCAAGCACAAGCTGAAGCATCCACACCGGCTGATGAGAGCAAAGTTATTCCGTCGACTAAACGAGCATAACGAACATCGACAAGCAAATTATAAAACGAGAGAAAATCCACCCCGATAATAGGTTTGCTCACATCAGCGATTACAAAGCGCCAACAAAACATACGGCGTAAATTAAAATCAAGCGACAAAGTAAGCCAGCCATAAGTGCTAATGGTAGTGTTATTTGCAGCGTAAAGTTCATAGTCAGTCTTAACATGACGACGTTGCGCACGCAAAAAACTAACCGGGAAAACACATAGATCGGACCCGGTGTCCACCAAAAACTGCAATTTTGTTTTCGCGTCAGTAACAAATAAACGCTTTGACACTGGAACACTTTCACTGGCCGCTACGAGCGACCGATCTACTAGTTTTTTGAGTACGCACAGGGGGAAATGCACTTATCTGCCTTGTCCGCATACTTGTAGTGGTACCAGCACAGGCGCTGGCCGTCGCCGCTGGGCTTGCCAGCCCGCGGCCGGCTCCTGGAACGATTACGTGGCTTGCCGCGTGACCTCGACCGGGGCTGACCCTGACGGCCCCGGGAGGTGGACATCGCGTCAAGCCTTGACGCCAACGCGTCAATTTTCTGGTGCAACTGGTCGATTACAGACCCAGGAACTCCCGATGACGATGCCGCAGCCACCTGATAACCAGGTCCGGGCGGTGTAACTTCATGCACCTTGTCCGCCATCTGAGCCACGGTATCCAAGGGCAAATTATCCTGGTAAGCGACTATGCTCTGCAACACCGTAGGTAATCGGCTCATCCACAAATGGCGAATAAAATCATCCGGATAATCTGCCCCCGCTAAGCTCCGGATATGCCGTAGAAACTGGCTCGGCTTCCTGTCACCGAGCTCCTCTTTCGACATCAACTGCTTTAAACGCTCCTGCTTAGAACTTGACAAACGAGCTATAAGTTCCCTCTTAAGCGTACCATATTTATCACTTGCCGGCGGATTGGTTATAATGTCCTCCACTTCAACCGCGTATTTATATTCCAAAACGGATATGGCGTGATAAAACCTGGTAGTGTCGCTCGTAATTTTTGTCAGCGTAAACTGGCCATCTAGCTGAGCGAACCACATAGTCGGcttatccggataaaacggcgGCGGCTTAACACTTATGTGGCTAACGGACGACTCACTAGTACTGGCCCCCTCCCCAGGGACCTGTACAGCCACCCGAGGTGTAGTACTCTCATCGCCAGACATTCtcgatttaaattaaaaaaaaacgtctattataaactttaaactgtaaattccaaaaaataaatgtttgttaAAAGATAAAACTCGATAAATGTTTGTAAAAATGTATACCACAAACGTTCTAGCCTAGCGAGATAAGAGAAACAAGCTAGTTCCacattaattatatattgtCAATAACGGCACACAAGAGTCACAAACACAAAGGAAAGAAGTAAGAGTACAAAGCACAGCACAGTATAGTTGAAGAGAAAGTCAGAGTAAGCACAGAAGATAGAAAAAGCACATAAAGAAAGTATACATTAAAAGCCAAAGCTATAAGCGTATTCGGCGCGCACGCAAACCGAATATAAAGCAAAAGCGAGTCGGCGCGTAAGCAATAACCGTTAGCTCGAGCGGCGCAAGCGCGTGCGTCCGGCCTCGAGAGTGGTAATTTGCCGACTAACTGAGATTTCCGAGCGCGCACGAATGCGCACTCGGGCCGCCGATCTACGGCGAAGCGAACCGAGCGATAAGGCAAGTACTCGTACGCTGCGCCCGCGTCGCGCGGAGCCGCGATTGCATTTGAATACAGtacgttaatattaattataaaaatattaataattaaaacaccTGTCGCCACACATTGAATTAAATTACGAAAAATGTCATAATCGTCACTTAAGAACCCAATTTAAAAACAGATATAATTAGTAATGTTAAATTGTTGATCAACTGCATAATTTGAATCTTCTAGCTCAGGTGATAAAGTCGCTGTTTGAAAGGATCCATTCTGGTTCACAAATCGACCagcaaattttaattcaaaatatatttatatagaccgtgattacctttcccTTAACCGTGAATCGTTCAAGactgttatttttcaaaatgtcgtaaatttttattagtgcatgattttatcaaagattggttaggtaactaaaactaaacaagtAAAGCAACTTGTCAACTACATcatcaaacataataaatatcaaaatgaaacCATGTTCTTGTGAACATGATCATAACATACACCCAAATATAGATTATATATAAACCTCCTGTTCAACTTAAACTTGTTAGGCATGAGCAGGTATGGTAACGGTACCAATCATATGATATTTAAGAGAACAATAAGATTATTCACAACTTTGAGAAAAAATCTAGttacttttatcaaatattGCCATTGGAGCTTCTTCACCTTTTCTTTGATAcatgacatatatatatttcagttcaGGATTATTGCTGATAAGTGTAAATTTCTACTGCTTAGGGCGTTAAAACTTGTGTTGAATGTCCGTTTCGTCACCCGCGTTTTTAGACATGTTTAATGAAAAATGTACGTAATGATTGGTTTCAACGTAATGAAATCTGAGACGTAAGCAGTTCCATGGCTCTTGTTGAAGGTAGTCTTACCAAGTTAGTGTTTAAAAACTGATTATAAACACCTCTCTGATAGAATTTATAGTAAACATACCAATATTGTGCTATCTTTTCTGATGTGACAATCTTAGCCACTCTCTCATTCTTATAACATAGAAATGTTGGAAtcctgagcgttgcgagggtttcaagggttaaaaacaaactgtaaaacgttaaatatataacatatgctttcaaatatttttatcattcaaaaccaTCACTTGAAATTCCATTCTACTGCTTAACATGAGGAATCAACTCCAAATTTGTACTCTATAGGACTGATTGATTAACACACTGCTTTCAAAGATTAAAGCgagctttttagtattttgtattccaagtagaattttttgaaacaattttgtatttatataatttaccaaggaaatttttgtatttagataggtacctatttttatatatatttactgaCATTTGCAATCTCTTGTATATCAAAGAGCAAGAatgttcaataaaatgtaggcacTTAATTGCATATGTGCTCCGGTGAACCACTAACATATTCGCCTGCTTAACGCCTTTTTGCAAGAATAGGATTACATAAATATGGGCTTCATTTCATGactgaaataaaacattaaattgaactgaacaaaccaaaaaatgtaactctttagttGTACGTGCATATATAAATTGACTTTTCATATGTTACTTTTGATGATGATTACACTGCATGTGCATAAAATCCCAGCACCTCCACCAtgtcgtcaagctcaccatacttgttaacctatcgaatgagatgatgcctttactgatactggttagcaatatgtaatcatactacatacctatatgaggcctggacgttagtgagatgacgattcactcattgctggtgtcctactttattacagtgcatataaaataagtttcacctgattatccacctggtttcttgaacctcatagtcgcctccaaacctccccttatagcgaccccattcctcacactaagtttaccataagttcatactagccatcaacaattccctcggatcactgttcactctgaatactgatatacgttagtcacaatttacatgaggcacatcattaatctaatgacaccataagaaagccgttgaattgatccccaaagcaaaattctccctccgtatatctgttcgcacataacctccctttcttactctcgttcggcgtctaccctcttgtcttttcctaaaaaatcacaataacctagaagcggttatttaacttaaacatgactgcgagcgccatctactccatgacgctggcaactattagccggtTCGCATGTTCGCGACACCGATAATAACGAAATGAGACACTGTTGAGTTAAACATGTTTCGATTTGGATGTACctaatatattttatagttttcgCCAATATCAACACATCTTATGAAACTTTGTATTTTGGGAGAAATGGTGAAAATCCACAATTCGTGCACACTGATTTTGGCTGATAATCGGCATCCCATCCCTAGACATCCACCTAAAATTTAACGTCTTATGTGTCTATATAAATTTTGTAATTTAACTGGTTGGTTGACGTAaatatagtagattgtacaacaagggcataaagtgacccatttttacccgaggcaatttttttgtaatagtagacgagggtaaaaattgacatttatgcccttgttgtacactctgcttttcacttcgattgcgaggaaaataattatatttatcacggcaatttacaccacgaaattgtcgtaaagcgaaagaacataatacataaccaattcccgccaactaacttattaattttttttttaattttcaaatagtgaaattaaattttgaaattgtttctgccaagtcaaacatttcggaccATTTATGAACGATAAtggactcctattttatgtgatctactaaatttaatgacagaaaatacggatttctaataaattgtagcaaaaataaaataatataacaagttttgtcatctacacaattttattgctcagtaaaattgtgcaatatgttttaactgtttggctgttgagaccgattaccttagtcttagaagaaaattttacttttatgctctagagcataaaatgcgattttatggcactacgcacgacataaaggtgcactttttgagcatgagaagtgaaaaatgtattttctttctttctaaacAGTGCTGTTAACACTGGCTGCCTCTAAGAAGTCTGAGATGActtttttatttgtaggtagATTGTATTGTTGTTAGTTGCACATTAGACTTTAAAACCTATAGTTATAATTGCAACGTTCAACAGTTCAAAGATTCCGTTAGGGATTACTACTGGATGGCGTTACCGAATGGaaatattgttttcttttttttttcgaaaactaCTACGAGTGGTACAGGACTACAGGTGTAGGTTACTCACACTTATCACTTGTTTGAAACAGTGGATTTGATTTTAAACCAATTTTTTGCACATTGACAAAACTTGCTAATTAATCGAGATCGATTAACCTGTCTTCCCTTTCCTCTTTTCTTCTTATCCCATCCTCGTCGCCACATGTTAAGTACTGTATTTACCTCAGTAAATCATACGATGTAATGTATTTCCAATGGTTCGCCTAATACACAAACATCACGCGGTATGACCGGCActcagcgaaatgctatacatggaagtattctgtccgctcaattatgacccaacgcaaactaccccgcgataggcggtacttacaaactgctcgattggcaatctcagtaccaccgagatgacagtcagtgacaaatggctaaattgatttataaaaacaacgtttttttgtaattaaaaatatattcatgtgtcgtgaagtggtgcagaagttattttagttcataccaaggacagtggaatcacttttcacttgtagtaaacagataacttcagtagaatttggaaaaaacatgacgatttgttttcaatactaccgtgctaagctaaaacataacaactgcatacgactttcataacaacatacgactttttaaattgcgaggataatagggatggtgttatgctaaatgaagtagactattttattaacttgtgtttggtttaggtattttctatataattataaatgtagtaataaattccttacagatttgtattttccttttttattttatgagatggagctataaaaaaactacctagttatttcaaattaataatcaaatttggtattgtcattttacattactttccattcagattcccacaagatgctattcgcagagaactgtggaaaaaagctgtccaattagagagacatgaaattgagtggatgcctggcaagatatctagaatatgttctattcatgagatataacccgtgagataatcatacccggtctcctatatgtagatacatttttcctatcaccctttcactgaattaatttaacaaatacacacattatctgaaaatgatgatcatttgaatccaccctctactgtcacatatatgtaggttctctctcaagccatttccgtcagtagaaaagaacggcaaacatattaactcacattatagacgggtctaacgcgaattatattcaattaccttgatttaccgacgtaaatcagtttcatttcgtataatgtgagttaatatgtattcaaaacgcgaaagtgtaaaatattataagagccgcaaatttagaaaatgtaagcgcgcgaacggctgtggtcctatacaaaattttaattttgcaccttttctactgacaaacttgcttgaccggctatatacatataaaatattctgaactgaaagtggggatttattgtgactccgcctgttcaaatatttttgacccgattcgtgtacccatgtaaattttgcagactgtatagccagtccgatttctaagatcaagttcgccatacatttactatggcgtacttgatcttagaaaaacggatagactatacctgaacgtgacttcgcactgccatgcagattgataataaaatatacaaaatacttattatagcggaatacatttatacaacaatgatatatttacttatgttgagttagtctgtcatgtcataacaacattttaactagttatcttttaatctgcattaaattattatacgtgaattatttgactggttcttcactgtatggcataaacctatccctgtccaagtcatattctaatcaaatatgaaccgcgaactctcagcggccagtacgtacagcaagaaggttattaccggattaatgtcgctgattggtagttattgacattatatgcatttcatctacacttagctatgtaccattagtgtaataaagatgactcttattttgtttacgagctttgattacaggctctgtaaacgcgtcgtcttatttgaatgtaggcgtaattgtgtatgtgtgctaatttggcccgagaatttgaacggtaaaggcggtatccatggttatatatgatcgcagccGGCACTGTTCGCATCTACCGCCCCTAACTGTCAGTGACGTCACCATGACGTAAGCGCTCGAGACGTCTATACACTACAGTCATAAAGTctgcagtacaaacttttttttattttcttttaaacataccatgtggggtaccaaatgaaagggctttggagtagatcacaaatatataacactagacgggcccgcggctccgctcgcgtaaatgaaataaagagtttgtcttaagtttagttaaataccgacattattatgtattcaaccctgccaaggttcataactgtgatagggacttcttatttgtaaccgttatttggataacttaattcgcgaATTTCACaataaatgatgtgatttgataaaaggcaagattgtatttattcatctacgtaggtatttatttaaaacttgtttcaataatattatttatttttataagcccagtccagtcagcaaaaacgttcataagattaatttccgccttgaCGAATGTGGACGatcaccgcccataaatcgccttttcatacaaacgtaggtagtccccattttcctttctggatatttttaacattactgagcaactacgtcgtttcagccgtacctaggacgtccaatcaggcgtctcccattttgttgtagGAACCCCCCCGACCCCTCCCCAAAGTTAGGAAATCaattaatagttaattaggttaTGTTCAATAaccaattttgaaaaatttcgtatacatatttttgagcactttgtccgtatacatgtttttgagcgctttgtccgtatacatgtttttgagcactttgtccgtatacatgtttttgaccactgtatttattttttgacagcgagtcgggtgtgttgtgaacgcaagatacctaacactcctcctcgcttcgctcgtcgtcgtacctaacggtgACTCTGGCACTGTATTTCGTTTTCGACAACTGTATTTCGTAACTTCAAAcacgtataaaaaaaactacgcgtCTCCTAGACACAAATCGGGTGTCATTTGAAAGGGGTGACCAACCCCTATAAAATGCCACCCCCCCCTCTCTGTAATGCGTGATTCAAATGCCAACCCACTGACTACATTTGCTTCATGAATGTGtagtcgccattagatatatatcggagccaccaaggtcgctcaaaaatatctgaacatgcactttaactacattataatttacttcttcttcttcttcttcctagccttatcccatttacttggggtcggctctccttatATGGCGTCGCCAGGAGCGTCTGTCCTGGGTCGTCTCTGGTGGTATTCTTTTTTCTTTAAGGTTCTTTTTTACAAGACCTATCCATGTTATCTTGGGCCTCCCGCGACCCCTAGGCTTCTCACTCATCTCTAGCACCTTTCTCGTCATGTGGTCTGGTGGGCGCCTCATGACGTGGCCATACCATCGGAGTCGATTTTCGGTGAGTTTTTCTTCGATTGGCCTTACTCTGAAACTGCCTCTAACGTGGATATTCTTAACATGATCCAACAGCGTTACTCCGCCAGCCCATCTCAGCATCCTCATCTCCGCTGCATGCAGTTTAGCGACTTGGTCTTTTTTGAGTGGCCAACACTCAGAGCCGTATGTCATTGCCGGGCGCACAGCTGCCTTATAAACTTTGCCCTTAATACGAACTGGCATTCGTTTATCGCAAAGAACGCCCGTGAGCTCACGCCACTTCACCCATCCAGTGTTGATACGGTTAACGATATCTGCATCTATAGATCCGTCGTTTTGCATGTTCGAACCAAGATATTTGAAGCTCGTTACTTCGTTCAGAGGATTGCCGTCCAAGTTAATTGTGCTGCGGATGTTGGCACCACTGAAGTTGCAGTGCATCACTTCAGTCTTCTGTCGGCTTACTCGCAGTCCGCCGTCCTCCAGGGCTGCTCTCCAGGTTTCTAGAATGTTTTGCAGCTCTTTTACGTCTTCGCTTATCAAAACTATATCATCTGCGTAGAGCAAATCCCATGGGGGTGGACGTTGTATGTGCGACGTGAGGTGGTCCATCACCAAATTGAATAATAACGGGCTGAGAGCTGATCCCTGGTGGACACCCACCCCCACATGGAATTCATCCTATTGCCAGCAGGACTTCGGATGGTTGACTTCACGTCTTTGTACATGTCCATCACTATAGAAATATAGTATTCTGGAACATTTTTGGCGCGTAGTGAATGCCAAATGAGTTTTCTGGGCACGCGGTCGAAAGCTTTCTCCAGATCGATGAATACCATGTGGAGGTCGGCTTTGTTATCTCTGTAATTTTCAATCAGTAACCTGAGTGTGTGGAGAGCATCAGTAGTGGACTTTCCGGCTACAAAACCACATTGGTTCTCACTGATATTGGTCAACTGGCTAAGTCTTTTGCTTATAACGCGTTCCCAAATTTTGAAGGAGTGTGGTATTAGCTTTATTGCTCTGTAGTTCCCACAGTCTCTCAGATCACCTTTGTTTTTGAAAAACGGTACCAAGTAGCTACGCCTCCATTTGTCCGGAATACCATCTGTCAGAATACCATTAAACAAATCCGTCAGAAAAGAAACTCCTTCA is part of the Cydia splendana unplaced genomic scaffold, ilCydSple1.2 scaffold_115_ctg1, whole genome shotgun sequence genome and harbors:
- the LOC134805457 gene encoding uncharacterized protein LOC134805457 gives rise to the protein MSGDESTTPRVAVQVPGEGASTSESSVSHISVKPPPFYPDKPTMWFAQLDGQFTLTKITSDTTRFYHAISVLEYKYAVEVEDIITNPPASDKYGTLKRELIARLSSSKQERLKQLMSKEELGDRKPSQFLRHIRSLAGADYPDDFIRHLWMSRLPTVLQSIVAYQDNLPLDTVAQMADKVHEVTPPGPGYQVAAASSSGVPGSVIDQLHQKIDALASRLDAMSTSRGRQGQPRSRSRGKPRNRSRSRPRAGKPSGDGQRLCWYHYKYADKADKCISPCAYSKN